From a single Solenopsis invicta isolate M01_SB chromosome 6, UNIL_Sinv_3.0, whole genome shotgun sequence genomic region:
- the LOC113006103 gene encoding uncharacterized protein LOC113006103 isoform X2, producing MSYLDKVRDKRLFATKSMNANWNHYYGVVKKITSLSGQWPYQKPITRLLCVLLVTLSTISMIIPQVAKFFKCDGNLQCIFETMTSYMLTSVTLVKLYTCYFNRCKMKVLIDQLFVDWNELETPEEYEIMKRYAKNGRRYSLVYALYCFMAVYIFMSVSLIPQVLDVLLPLNESRPILPTYPGYYFVDERKYFFYTFSHAIMAWEIAMSGIVSHDCILLTYIEHVCSIFTLVGLRFERLMCKRNNTMNVLHSHTSDVYRKQIAFSVYTHRKALNFEGQKLIDHSLQTRDKIYNSLWYETSPKTQRILLFVMQKSLQPIFLSAGKIYIFSMENFTMIVQTSMSYFTVLSSLE from the exons ATGAGTTACTTAGATAAAGTCAGAGACAAAAGATTATTTGCGACTAAAAGTATGAACGCCAACTGGAATCATTACTATGGTGTTGTTAAGAAAATAACATCATTGTCGGGTCAGTGGCCCTATCAGAAACCAATAACGAGATTGTTGTGTGTGCTCTTAGTGACTTTGAGTACAATTTCTATGATTATTCCACAG GTagcgaaattttttaaatgtgacgGAAACTTGCAATGTATCTTTGAAACCATGACATCTTACATGTTGACAAGTGTAACGTTGGTGAAACTATACACGTGTTATTTCAACCGATGTAAA ATGAAAGTTCTTATTGATCAATTATTCGTTGATTGGAACGAATTGGAAACACCTGAAGAATACGAAATTATGAAGAGATATGCCAAGAACGGCAGACGATATTCTTTGGTATATGCTT TGTATTGTTTTATGgccgtatatatatttatgtctgTATCCCTTATACCGCAAGTATTGGATGTCCTTTTACCTCTCAATGAATCTCGCCCTATACTGCCGACATATCCAGGATATTATTTTGTTGACGAAAGGAAATATTTCTTCTATACCTTTTCACATGCTATTATGGCTTGGGAAATTGCAATGTCTGGAATAGTCAGTCACGACTGTATACTCCTAACTTACATTGAACATGTCTGCAGTATTTTCACTTTAGTCGG ATTACGATTTGAACGATTAATGTGCAAACGTAATAACACCATGAACGTTTTACATTCTCATACAAGTGACGTGTACCGCAAACAAATTGCATTTTCTGTGTATACGCACCGAAAAGCTCTAAA TTTCGAAGGACAAAAGCTGATAGATCACAGTCTTCAAACGCGCGATAAAAT TTATAATAGTCTCTGGTATGAAACATCTCCCAAGACGCAAAGAATACTTTTGTTTGTGATGCAAAAGAGTCTTCAACCTATTTTCTTAAGCGCTGGCAAGATCTATATTTTCTCAATGGAGAACTTTACCAtg atCGTGCAAACTTCAATGTCATACTTTACCGTACTCTCGTCTTTGGAATAA
- the LOC113006103 gene encoding odorant receptor 13a-like isoform X1, producing MSYLDKVRDKRLFATKSMNANWNHYYGVVKKITSLSGQWPYQKPITRLLCVLLVTLSTISMIIPQVAKFFKCDGNLQCIFETMTSYMLTSVTLVKLYTCYFNRCKMKVLIDQLFVDWNELETPEEYEIMKRYAKNGRRYSLVYALYCFMAVYIFMSVSLIPQVLDVLLPLNESRPILPTYPGYYFVDERKYFFYTFSHAIMAWEIAMSGIVSHDCILLTYIEHVCSIFTLVGLRFERLMCKRNNTMNVLHSHTSDVYRKQIAFSVYTHRKALKFAQLIEDTFSLTLAIQIALNTIMISITLLQITQQNADILEVIRYVMYVVGQLIHLFCLSFEGQKLIDHSLQTRDKIYNSLWYETSPKTQRILLFVMQKSLQPIFLSAGKIYIFSMENFTMIVQTSMSYFTVLSSLE from the exons ATGAGTTACTTAGATAAAGTCAGAGACAAAAGATTATTTGCGACTAAAAGTATGAACGCCAACTGGAATCATTACTATGGTGTTGTTAAGAAAATAACATCATTGTCGGGTCAGTGGCCCTATCAGAAACCAATAACGAGATTGTTGTGTGTGCTCTTAGTGACTTTGAGTACAATTTCTATGATTATTCCACAG GTagcgaaattttttaaatgtgacgGAAACTTGCAATGTATCTTTGAAACCATGACATCTTACATGTTGACAAGTGTAACGTTGGTGAAACTATACACGTGTTATTTCAACCGATGTAAA ATGAAAGTTCTTATTGATCAATTATTCGTTGATTGGAACGAATTGGAAACACCTGAAGAATACGAAATTATGAAGAGATATGCCAAGAACGGCAGACGATATTCTTTGGTATATGCTT TGTATTGTTTTATGgccgtatatatatttatgtctgTATCCCTTATACCGCAAGTATTGGATGTCCTTTTACCTCTCAATGAATCTCGCCCTATACTGCCGACATATCCAGGATATTATTTTGTTGACGAAAGGAAATATTTCTTCTATACCTTTTCACATGCTATTATGGCTTGGGAAATTGCAATGTCTGGAATAGTCAGTCACGACTGTATACTCCTAACTTACATTGAACATGTCTGCAGTATTTTCACTTTAGTCGG ATTACGATTTGAACGATTAATGTGCAAACGTAATAACACCATGAACGTTTTACATTCTCATACAAGTGACGTGTACCGCAAACAAATTGCATTTTCTGTGTATACGCACCGAAAAGCTCTAAA ATTCGCTCAACTGATCGAAGATACCTTTTCGTTAACTCTGGCTATACAAATAGCGCTAAATACAATAATGATTAGCATTACATTATTACAA ATCACACAGCAGAATGCCGATATTTTAGAAGTGATAAGATACGTGATGTATGTCGTTGGTCAATTAATCCATCTGTTCTGCCTCAGTTTCGAAGGACAAAAGCTGATAGATCACAGTCTTCAAACGCGCGATAAAAT TTATAATAGTCTCTGGTATGAAACATCTCCCAAGACGCAAAGAATACTTTTGTTTGTGATGCAAAAGAGTCTTCAACCTATTTTCTTAAGCGCTGGCAAGATCTATATTTTCTCAATGGAGAACTTTACCAtg atCGTGCAAACTTCAATGTCATACTTTACCGTACTCTCGTCTTTGGAATAA
- the LOC120358178 gene encoding odorant receptor 13a-like isoform X2 codes for MNTNWNHYYSLVKKLSLLCGQWPYQKPVTRLFCLILMTLSTLSMIIPQIAKFVTCDGNLQCILQTMSAYLLTTITLVKLYTCYFNRCKMKVLIDQLFVDWDELETPEEYEILKKYASNGRRYSLGYSFSHDCMLLIYIEHVCSIFTLVGFRFEQLIYNDAMKILHSHTSDAYLRKHIAFSVYTHRKALKFAQLIGDTFSLTLTIQLALNTVMISITLLQVTQQQADILQLIRYVMYVVGQLVHLFCLSFEGQKLIDHSLQTRDKIYNSLWYETPPKSQKMLLFVMQKSLQPIFLSASKIYIFSMENFTMIMQTSMSYFTVLSSLE; via the exons ATGAATACCAACTGGAATCATTATTACAGTCTCGTTAAGAAACTATCATTGTTGTGTGGACAGTGGCCTTATCAGAAACCAGTAACGAGATTATTTTGTTTGATCTTGATGACTTTGAGTACATTATCTATGATTATTCCACAG atAGCTAAATTTGTTACATGCGACGGAAATTTGCAATGTATCTTACAAACCATGTCGGCCTATTTGTTGACAACCATTACGTTGGTGAAGCTGTATACATGTTACTTTAACAGATGTAAA ATGAAAGTTCTCATTGATCAGTTATTCGTCGACTGGGACGAATTGGAAACACCAGAAGAATatgaaattctaaaaaagtatGCCAGCAACGGCAGGAGATATTCTTTGGGATATTCGT TCTCCCACGATTGCATGCTCTTGATTTACATTGAACATGTCTGCAGTATTTTCACACTTGTCGG ATTTCGGTTCGagcaattaatatataatgatgctatgaaaattttacattctcATACAAGTGACGCGTACCTGCGCAAACACATTGCCTTCTCTGTGTATACGCACCGAAAAGCTTTAAA ATTCGCCCAATTGATCGGAGATACGTTTTCGTTAACCCTGACTATACAACTAGCGCTAAATACAGTAATGATCAGTATTACATTGTTACAA GTCACGCAGCAGCAGGCCGACATTTTACAACTCATAAGGTATGTGATGTATGTCGTTGGCCAATTGGTCCATCTATTTTGCCTCAGTTTTGAAGGACAAAAATTAATAGATCACAGTCTTCAAACCCGTGATAAAAT CTATAATAGTCTTTGGTACGAAACACCGCCCAAGTCACAAAAAATGCTTCTGTTTGTGATGCAAAAGAGTCTTCAACCTATTTTCTTAAGCGCTAGCAAGATTTACATTTTCTCAATGGAAAACTTTACGATG ATCATGCAAACTTCAATGTCATACTTCACCGTCCTCTCGTCTTTGGAATAA
- the LOC120358178 gene encoding odorant receptor 13a-like isoform X1, whose product MNTNWNHYYSLVKKLSLLCGQWPYQKPVTRLFCLILMTLSTLSMIIPQIAKFVTCDGNLQCILQTMSAYLLTTITLVKLYTCYFNRCKMKVLIDQLFVDWDELETPEEYEILKKYASNGRRYSLGYSLYYYFGVYVFVSMSLVPQVLDVVSPLNQSRPILPVYPGYYFIDERKYFFYIYTHAMMAWEIAVTVIVSHDCMLLIYIEHVCSIFTLVGFRFEQLIYNDAMKILHSHTSDAYLRKHIAFSVYTHRKALKFAQLIGDTFSLTLTIQLALNTVMISITLLQVTQQQADILQLIRYVMYVVGQLVHLFCLSFEGQKLIDHSLQTRDKIYNSLWYETPPKSQKMLLFVMQKSLQPIFLSASKIYIFSMENFTMIMQTSMSYFTVLSSLE is encoded by the exons ATGAATACCAACTGGAATCATTATTACAGTCTCGTTAAGAAACTATCATTGTTGTGTGGACAGTGGCCTTATCAGAAACCAGTAACGAGATTATTTTGTTTGATCTTGATGACTTTGAGTACATTATCTATGATTATTCCACAG atAGCTAAATTTGTTACATGCGACGGAAATTTGCAATGTATCTTACAAACCATGTCGGCCTATTTGTTGACAACCATTACGTTGGTGAAGCTGTATACATGTTACTTTAACAGATGTAAA ATGAAAGTTCTCATTGATCAGTTATTCGTCGACTGGGACGAATTGGAAACACCAGAAGAATatgaaattctaaaaaagtatGCCAGCAACGGCAGGAGATATTCTTTGGGATATTCGT TGTATTACTATTTCGGCGTGTATGTATTCGTATCCATGTCCCTCGTACCACAAGTGTTGGATGTTGTTTCACCTCTCAACCAATCTCGTCCTATACTGCCAGTTTATCCAGGGTATTACTTTATTGAcgagagaaaatatttcttttatatttacacgCATGCCATGATGGCCTGGGAAATTGCTGTGACTGTGATAGTCTCCCACGATTGCATGCTCTTGATTTACATTGAACATGTCTGCAGTATTTTCACACTTGTCGG ATTTCGGTTCGagcaattaatatataatgatgctatgaaaattttacattctcATACAAGTGACGCGTACCTGCGCAAACACATTGCCTTCTCTGTGTATACGCACCGAAAAGCTTTAAA ATTCGCCCAATTGATCGGAGATACGTTTTCGTTAACCCTGACTATACAACTAGCGCTAAATACAGTAATGATCAGTATTACATTGTTACAA GTCACGCAGCAGCAGGCCGACATTTTACAACTCATAAGGTATGTGATGTATGTCGTTGGCCAATTGGTCCATCTATTTTGCCTCAGTTTTGAAGGACAAAAATTAATAGATCACAGTCTTCAAACCCGTGATAAAAT CTATAATAGTCTTTGGTACGAAACACCGCCCAAGTCACAAAAAATGCTTCTGTTTGTGATGCAAAAGAGTCTTCAACCTATTTTCTTAAGCGCTAGCAAGATTTACATTTTCTCAATGGAAAACTTTACGATG ATCATGCAAACTTCAATGTCATACTTCACCGTCCTCTCGTCTTTGGAATAA
- the LOC120358179 gene encoding odorant receptor 13a-like, whose translation MITFTSMSLIPHILDIVSSLNESRPILPPYRGYYFVDMREYFFEIFWHSVVAWQIVMVGIISHDCLFVTFVEHVCSKFAITGFHYKHLFQDCRNKMKSTPSMNPDATDFKRVAFLVRKHREALELAQLLEDTFTIPLAMQIFIATIGMSITLLQITEKTSDNLEAMRYVFYVGGQLIHLFFLSFEGQRLIDHSLQIRNKMYSSCWYKASTRLQKMIMLVMMKSLHPSFLSAGKIYIFSLQSFTSVLQTSMSYFTVFASFQ comes from the exons ATGATTACGTTTACGTCCATGTCTCTTATACCGCATATCCTCGATATTGTATCATCTCTCAACGAGTCCCGGCCTATATTACCGCCATATCGAGGATACTATTTTGTCGATATGCgagaatatttctttgaaatattctgGCATTCCGTCGTGGCCTGGCAAATTGTTATGGTTGGTATAATTTCCCACGACTGCTTGTTTGTAACGTTTGTCGAACATGTTTGCAGCAAGTTTGCTATAACTGG ATTTCActacaaacatttatttcaagattgtagaaataaaatgaaaagtacACCATCGATGAATCCTGACGCGACAGATTTCAAGAGAGTAGCGTTCCTCGTACGTAAACATCGGGAAGCATTAGA ACTCGCGCAATTGCTCGAAGATACGTTTACCATACCTTTAGCTATGCAGATATTTATAGCAACGATAGGGATGAGCATTACTTTGCTACAA ATTACGGAGAAAACTAGCGATAACTTGGAAGCAATGAGGTACGTGTTTTATGTCGGTGGTCAATTGATTCATTTGTTCTTTCTTAGCTTCGAAGGACAAAGGTTGATAGATCACAGCCTTCAGATACGCAATAAGAT GTACAGCAGCTGCTGGTACAAAGCATCCACGAGATTACAAAAGATGATCATGCTGGTGATGATGAAAAGTCTTCACCCGAGTTTTTTAAGCGCtggtaaaatttacattttctccTTACAAAGTTTCACATCG GTTCTGCAAACCTCAATGTCATACTTTACAGTATTTGCGTCCTTTCAATAG